One Sediminibacillus dalangtanensis genomic region harbors:
- a CDS encoding ABC transporter permease produces MGNLMKTEWFKLRNDRSLWVLTGIIFAYAVLQTMLDRLDGGELTPLNDYYQYYALSFNEQIVSYIPCILAGFFITSEYSRGTMKSLASSGNSRIRIYLAKLIMFSTGAIIISLTMPVSMTVISAIVGFPGSLDWPYYLQTIGLTILYAAVFASIMAVFSIMFTDSGKTIGFLLLFFMLIDTMLGMISSKLTFLKPVHDNSVFQLSKKIIEINQVGGTEMIKLIVIPIVTFLVFGMAGSLIFKKKEIK; encoded by the coding sequence ATGGGTAACTTGATGAAGACTGAGTGGTTCAAGTTGAGAAATGATCGTTCCTTATGGGTGCTTACTGGGATAATCTTTGCGTATGCTGTTCTCCAGACAATGCTGGACCGCTTAGATGGAGGAGAACTCACTCCGCTTAATGATTATTATCAGTATTATGCACTAAGCTTCAATGAGCAAATCGTTTCCTACATCCCTTGTATTCTAGCCGGATTTTTTATTACAAGTGAATATTCACGGGGAACGATGAAGTCTCTCGCTTCTTCGGGGAATAGCCGGATCAGGATTTACCTTGCCAAGCTGATCATGTTCTCGACAGGAGCAATTATCATCTCGCTCACGATGCCGGTATCTATGACTGTCATCAGTGCAATCGTTGGTTTTCCCGGCAGTTTAGACTGGCCTTATTATCTCCAGACAATAGGACTCACGATCCTTTATGCGGCAGTTTTTGCCTCGATCATGGCGGTGTTTTCGATCATGTTTACTGACAGCGGAAAAACGATTGGGTTTTTATTGCTGTTCTTCATGCTGATAGATACCATGTTGGGGATGATCAGTTCCAAGCTGACGTTTTTGAAACCTGTCCATGACAATTCTGTTTTTCAATTGTCAAAAAAAATCATTGAGATCAACCAAGTGGGCGGTACGGAAATGATCAAGCTGATCGTGATTCCCATCGTGACCTTCCTGGTATTCGGGATGGCGGGCAGTCTAATTTTTAAAAAGAAAGAAATCAAGTAG
- a CDS encoding sensor histidine kinase → MLYGAIILTGLLVVYLLARQYLLKKEIKRIAGQLRDVNEQVTEKKVDIRFFDNDVEKLAKEINNQIDRTKHAKADKRKTENELKQAVSYISHDIRTPMTTISGYLQFLESDQLSAEEKKEYIETIKKGVKRLKVLLEDFFELSIIEQADYPIKPDRVKLNPLLTEVLVGFYEEFSKRKIEPKMDRTEEEVMVMADPSAIKRVLENLVINAIRHSSGEVAVQLEQTSSSVRLTVSNSVDRLSEADLAHLFDRFYKADQTRTGKGTGLGLPIAKSLMEKMNGSLTAEFVGDQLMMKCQWKRSK, encoded by the coding sequence ATGTTATATGGTGCGATCATCTTAACGGGATTGCTTGTTGTTTACCTGCTCGCCCGTCAGTACTTATTAAAAAAGGAAATCAAACGCATAGCCGGCCAGTTGCGTGATGTCAATGAACAGGTTACGGAAAAGAAAGTGGACATTCGTTTTTTTGATAACGATGTAGAAAAACTGGCAAAGGAAATCAATAACCAAATCGACCGGACAAAACATGCCAAAGCGGATAAGCGAAAGACGGAAAATGAGTTGAAGCAGGCGGTATCCTATATCTCACACGACATCCGCACCCCGATGACGACAATATCAGGATATCTTCAGTTTTTGGAATCCGATCAATTAAGCGCCGAGGAAAAAAAGGAATACATCGAGACCATAAAGAAAGGTGTAAAAAGATTGAAGGTCCTGCTGGAAGACTTCTTCGAGCTTTCTATCATCGAACAAGCTGATTATCCGATAAAACCGGATAGAGTAAAATTGAATCCGCTTCTTACCGAAGTATTGGTAGGTTTTTATGAAGAATTTAGTAAAAGAAAGATAGAGCCGAAAATGGACAGGACGGAAGAAGAAGTCATGGTAATGGCAGATCCGTCTGCTATTAAACGGGTGCTGGAAAACTTGGTGATCAATGCAATCAGGCATTCGAGCGGGGAGGTGGCTGTCCAACTTGAACAGACCTCTTCATCCGTCCGTTTGACTGTCAGCAATTCGGTCGACCGTTTAAGCGAAGCGGATTTGGCCCATTTATTCGACCGTTTTTATAAAGCGGATCAGACAAGAACGGGAAAAGGTACAGGGCTGGGACTGCCGATTGCCAAGAGCCTGATGGAAAAGATGAATGGCAGCCTCACCGCCGAGTTTGTTGGAGACCAATTGATGATGAAGTGCCAATGGAAAAGGTCAAAGTGA
- a CDS encoding DHA2 family efflux MFS transporter permease subunit — protein MILGAFFAIFNQTTMTVALPTLMEEFNIEAATGQWLTTGYMLVNGVLIPVTGFLMLRFSTRQLFQTAMIIFLIGTLVSAMAMNFPVLLTGRLIQAASTGIMMPLLMNVVLSLFPPERRGAAMGTVGLAIIFAPAIGPTLTGYILDAFPWQVLFYGMVPFVVVIIICGFIFLKNVSETTKSKLDLVSLILSTIGFGALLYGFSEAGNEGWSNTEVVIALSIGVLTIGLFTWRQLTSGKPFLDLKAFRYNMFSLTTIINCVITVVMYADMILLPLYLQNARGFTALEAGVLMFPGALLMGLLSPVVGKLFDRYGVKWLAIIGITIILATTYSFANLSDATSYTFLIMMYTGRRIGMALFLMPLQTAGLNQLPSSLNAHGTAISNTARQVAGAIGTSLIVTIMTSRTKTHLQDIAAQGAANGETRAHMTMEASIQGISDAYFVMLLFGVISLVLSFWIKRVKQAPEEELAES, from the coding sequence ATGATTTTGGGCGCTTTCTTTGCTATTTTCAACCAAACTACCATGACGGTTGCCCTTCCGACATTGATGGAGGAATTCAACATTGAAGCAGCTACCGGACAATGGCTGACGACAGGATATATGTTGGTGAACGGTGTACTGATTCCGGTCACGGGATTTTTGATGCTGCGCTTTTCGACCCGCCAGCTGTTCCAAACCGCGATGATCATTTTCCTGATCGGGACGCTTGTCTCCGCCATGGCCATGAACTTCCCTGTCCTGCTCACCGGGCGGCTCATCCAGGCAGCATCCACCGGGATTATGATGCCGCTGTTGATGAACGTCGTTCTGTCGCTTTTTCCTCCGGAAAGGCGCGGAGCCGCAATGGGTACGGTCGGGCTTGCGATTATTTTCGCCCCTGCCATCGGGCCGACGCTTACGGGGTATATTCTAGATGCTTTTCCATGGCAAGTCTTGTTTTATGGCATGGTGCCGTTTGTGGTCGTGATCATTATTTGTGGCTTCATCTTTTTGAAAAACGTCTCAGAAACCACTAAAAGTAAGCTTGACCTGGTCAGTCTGATTCTTTCCACCATCGGATTCGGCGCCCTCTTGTACGGCTTTAGTGAAGCTGGAAATGAGGGTTGGTCCAATACCGAAGTGGTGATTGCTCTCAGCATAGGGGTACTGACGATCGGGCTGTTTACCTGGCGCCAATTGACTTCCGGCAAGCCATTTCTTGACTTGAAGGCATTCCGCTACAACATGTTTTCCTTGACGACAATCATCAACTGTGTGATTACGGTTGTGATGTATGCCGATATGATTTTACTGCCGCTCTATTTGCAAAACGCCCGAGGCTTTACCGCTTTGGAAGCTGGCGTTCTCATGTTTCCAGGCGCGCTTTTGATGGGATTATTGAGTCCGGTTGTCGGAAAACTATTCGACCGCTACGGTGTGAAATGGCTGGCCATTATCGGGATTACCATCATTCTCGCAACCACCTACAGCTTCGCAAACCTGAGCGATGCGACAAGCTATACGTTCCTTATAATGATGTACACAGGACGCCGCATCGGAATGGCATTATTCTTGATGCCGCTGCAAACGGCCGGGCTGAACCAGCTGCCGTCCAGCCTGAACGCACACGGAACGGCTATTTCCAATACGGCACGGCAAGTAGCCGGTGCGATTGGCACTTCCTTGATCGTCACGATTATGACTAGCAGAACGAAAACCCATCTGCAGGATATCGCGGCCCAAGGTGCAGCAAACGGTGAAACACGGGCACACATGACCATGGAAGCTTCTATCCAGGGAATCAGTGACGCTTATTTCGTTATGCTTCTCTTCGGGGTAATCAGTCTTGTACTATCCTTTTGGATAAAGCGTGTCAAACAGGCGCCGGAAGAAGAATTGGCAGAAAGTTAA
- a CDS encoding TetR/AcrR family transcriptional regulator: MEEKKKTDPRIVRTRRLLKDAFVELIQEIDIQKLSVNRLAERATINRVTFYLHYRDIPDMLEKMADEMMSDLTEVWKEARAERNATAETEKWHVMDRVLHHIADNAAFYKVVFTSKRMPIFRDRLLAFLTERIISRVERKGEESSVHKDIVIWYDSAAYMGTIVAWLQNGMPYTPSYMAKQIYQLRHREMGER, encoded by the coding sequence ATGGAGGAAAAGAAAAAAACGGATCCACGGATTGTTCGGACACGTCGATTATTGAAGGATGCGTTTGTCGAACTGATTCAGGAAATCGATATCCAAAAACTGTCGGTAAACCGTCTTGCAGAACGGGCGACGATCAACCGGGTCACCTTTTACCTGCACTACCGGGACATACCGGATATGCTGGAAAAGATGGCGGATGAAATGATGAGCGATCTCACGGAAGTATGGAAGGAAGCGAGAGCAGAACGAAACGCAACAGCAGAAACCGAAAAATGGCATGTGATGGATAGGGTACTGCATCATATCGCCGACAATGCAGCTTTTTACAAAGTCGTTTTCACCTCTAAGCGGATGCCGATTTTTCGAGACCGGCTGTTGGCATTTTTGACAGAGCGGATCATTTCGAGGGTGGAACGGAAAGGAGAAGAGTCCAGCGTACATAAAGACATTGTGATTTGGTACGATTCCGCAGCCTACATGGGCACAATCGTGGCCTGGCTGCAAAATGGTATGCCTTACACGCCGTCTTATATGGCGAAGCAAATTTATCAGCTTCGCCACCGAGAGATGGGGGAGAGGTAG
- a CDS encoding helix-turn-helix transcriptional regulator translates to MDKNRLMEDRNHGDPMFPLRTYTENKLDSNGVIFGLHWHYEMEFTLLEKGPAIFQIGSSSVILEPGEAVLIPSGQLHAAYPLQQNDFQITAIVFHLNFLRSFAYDQIESHYVDRLEQLETSQPLIIKPNTDWEQSILYSLSRIIHYEQNRPPAYELAIKGLLFEVMAEWLGNYPIPDKAVHNEKTDQIKKVLLYIEDHFQEKIRIKDLACLVQMSEGHFNRFFKSIVRMTPVEYINTIRINHAAKLLRETDRKILTIALDVGFDNQSYFIRTFKRFKSCTPSRYRKVKEPAEEPIGFSNR, encoded by the coding sequence GTGGATAAAAACCGTTTGATGGAAGACAGAAATCATGGAGATCCGATGTTTCCTTTGAGAACATACACAGAAAATAAACTCGATTCCAATGGGGTTATTTTTGGCTTGCACTGGCATTACGAAATGGAATTTACCCTGCTGGAAAAAGGACCGGCCATTTTTCAGATTGGTTCCTCCAGTGTCATCCTAGAACCAGGTGAAGCGGTCCTGATTCCGAGCGGCCAGCTGCATGCAGCGTATCCTTTACAACAAAACGATTTTCAGATAACCGCTATCGTCTTTCATCTTAATTTCCTCCGCAGCTTTGCATATGACCAAATAGAGTCCCATTATGTAGATCGTTTGGAACAGCTTGAAACGTCCCAGCCTCTCATCATCAAACCAAACACCGACTGGGAGCAATCGATTTTATACTCCCTTTCCCGCATCATCCACTATGAACAAAACAGACCGCCAGCCTATGAACTGGCGATCAAGGGATTGTTGTTCGAAGTGATGGCGGAATGGCTGGGGAACTATCCGATTCCCGACAAAGCGGTCCATAATGAAAAAACAGACCAAATCAAAAAAGTCCTCTTATATATCGAGGACCATTTCCAGGAAAAAATCAGAATTAAAGATTTAGCCTGCCTTGTCCAAATGAGTGAGGGGCATTTCAACCGTTTCTTCAAGTCGATCGTACGGATGACACCGGTAGAATATATCAATACCATCCGTATCAATCATGCAGCGAAATTACTGCGGGAAACCGATCGAAAAATACTCACCATTGCATTGGACGTCGGTTTTGACAATCAAAGTTATTTCATCCGGACGTTTAAACGATTTAAAAGCTGTACGCCATCTCGTTATAGAAAAGTGAAAGAACCTGCAGAAGAACCAATAGGATTTTCGAATAGATAA
- a CDS encoding ABC transporter substrate-binding protein, protein MKKGWLLSFTSLLLTFMLTACGGGSSITEESGTDTETADGKQEILLWHYYTGSEEFLTELLDKFNQSQDEVHVKSEYVPFSDIKKQLSIGSAGGNLPDIIISDTVDNASLASMGVLADITDKVEGWEQTENFLDSPLQSTVYEGKHYGMPLTSNALGLFYNKGMFEEAGMEPPKTWEELKKAAAELTTEDRKGLGVSAVKSEEATFQFYPFLYSAGGDYQHLDSEEANDALSLIKDMLDNDYMSEDILSSTQDDLATKFSSEQLAMMVNGPWMIERLQEANPDMEFGIVPIPKDKQVSSVLGGDNIEITKEANVDAAWEFLTWLLAPEQIEGFTKNTGYFPPRQDVLNDSDYWKNDDYLQAFIPIMEVAEARGPSPDWPKISEAIQIAIQESLTDSKPVDEALSDAAAKVEEVE, encoded by the coding sequence TTGAAGAAAGGATGGCTGTTGTCTTTTACTAGTTTGTTGCTTACCTTCATGCTGACAGCTTGCGGCGGTGGTTCGAGTATTACGGAAGAATCCGGTACGGACACGGAAACCGCAGATGGGAAGCAGGAAATTCTCTTGTGGCACTATTATACCGGATCGGAAGAATTCTTGACAGAACTGTTGGACAAATTTAATCAGTCACAGGATGAAGTGCATGTGAAAAGTGAATACGTGCCGTTCAGCGATATCAAAAAGCAATTATCCATCGGATCTGCCGGCGGCAATCTTCCTGATATTATTATCTCCGACACCGTCGATAACGCTTCTTTGGCATCAATGGGTGTACTGGCCGACATTACCGATAAAGTGGAGGGTTGGGAACAAACAGAGAACTTTTTGGATTCTCCGCTGCAATCGACTGTCTATGAAGGCAAACATTACGGCATGCCTCTGACGAGTAACGCGTTAGGTCTGTTTTACAACAAAGGCATGTTCGAAGAGGCAGGAATGGAACCGCCTAAAACATGGGAGGAGCTGAAGAAAGCTGCTGCAGAATTGACGACTGAGGATCGCAAAGGACTGGGCGTATCCGCGGTTAAGTCAGAAGAAGCCACCTTTCAATTTTATCCGTTCCTTTATTCAGCGGGCGGAGATTATCAGCATTTAGACTCGGAAGAAGCGAACGATGCTTTATCGCTTATCAAAGACATGCTGGATAACGATTATATGAGCGAGGATATACTCAGCTCAACTCAGGATGACTTGGCGACGAAATTTTCCTCCGAGCAATTGGCGATGATGGTCAATGGCCCCTGGATGATCGAACGCCTGCAGGAAGCCAACCCGGACATGGAATTCGGCATCGTGCCAATTCCGAAAGATAAACAAGTCTCCTCCGTGCTTGGCGGTGACAATATTGAAATCACCAAGGAAGCCAATGTGGATGCGGCCTGGGAGTTTCTGACGTGGCTGCTGGCTCCTGAGCAAATCGAAGGCTTTACCAAGAATACAGGGTATTTTCCACCAAGACAGGATGTTCTGAATGATTCGGATTATTGGAAGAACGATGACTATTTACAAGCGTTTATCCCGATTATGGAAGTGGCAGAAGCACGCGGGCCATCACCGGATTGGCCGAAAATTTCGGAAGCGATTCAAATCGCCATCCAGGAATCTCTGACAGATTCGAAACCAGTGGATGAAGCATTATCCGATGCGGCCGCGAAGGTAGAGGAAGTAGAATAA
- a CDS encoding glycoside hydrolase family 31 protein: MNDVFRKQGNRLIREYDSEKLWIEPWGENSLRVRSTFHAEMEPQDWALLETEERTAEITIGEEKAVVQNGKIRAELTSAGKLTFYNQKNEILLEEYVRNRKNIKAFCSALKIDAREFQPHLGGDYQLTLRFESNPEEKLYGMGQYQQPILDLKNCTLELAQRNSQATVPFALSSLGYGFLWNNPAVGQVTFGKNITEWKAESTKQLDYWITAGDTPAEIEEAYAKATGTVPMMPDYGMGFWQCKLRYQTQEELLEVAREYKRRGLPISVIVIDYFHWPKQGDWRFDKDYWPDPEAMVKELKDMGIELMVSIWPTVDKESENYEEMLQKGYLTRTDRGIRINHDFLGNTLYFDTTHPGAREYVWNKAKQNYYDYGIKTFWLDEAEPEYNVYDFDNYRYHIGPNVQVGNIYPTMYSKAFYDGMTAEGQENVVNLVRCAWAGSQRYGALVWSGDIDSSFASLRNQFAIGLNMGLAGIPWWTTDIGGFHGGNPDDPAFRECMVRWFQYGAFCPVFRLHGDREPHQEPLGTSGGGLCPSGADNEVWSYGEEAYEIFKKYMGIRERLRPYIAELMEAAHEKGTPPMRPLFYDFPEDQEAWNVEDAYMFGPDLLVAPVLQGGTESRSVYLPQGETWKDANSGELHEGGQRVTCETPLETIPLFVRGDAELPL, encoded by the coding sequence ATGAACGATGTTTTCAGAAAACAGGGCAACCGACTGATACGAGAATATGATAGTGAAAAGCTTTGGATAGAACCGTGGGGAGAAAACAGCTTGCGTGTCCGCTCGACGTTCCATGCAGAAATGGAGCCGCAGGACTGGGCTCTGCTTGAAACGGAAGAGAGGACAGCCGAGATTACGATCGGAGAGGAGAAAGCCGTCGTTCAAAATGGCAAAATCAGGGCCGAGCTGACAAGTGCCGGCAAACTTACTTTCTATAACCAAAAGAATGAAATTTTGCTGGAAGAATATGTCCGCAACCGCAAGAACATCAAAGCGTTTTGCAGTGCGTTGAAAATCGATGCCCGTGAGTTTCAGCCCCACTTGGGCGGGGATTACCAACTGACGTTAAGATTTGAATCCAATCCGGAAGAAAAACTTTATGGGATGGGGCAATACCAGCAGCCGATATTGGATCTGAAAAATTGCACGCTCGAACTAGCCCAGCGAAATTCACAGGCGACCGTTCCATTTGCGTTATCCAGTCTCGGCTACGGGTTTCTCTGGAACAATCCTGCAGTGGGGCAAGTGACGTTTGGCAAAAACATCACCGAGTGGAAAGCCGAGTCGACCAAGCAATTGGACTATTGGATTACGGCCGGAGACACTCCCGCAGAAATTGAAGAAGCATATGCCAAGGCAACCGGGACGGTGCCGATGATGCCGGATTACGGAATGGGCTTTTGGCAGTGCAAGCTGCGCTACCAGACACAGGAGGAATTGCTGGAAGTAGCACGGGAGTATAAACGTCGCGGTTTGCCGATTTCGGTGATTGTCATCGATTATTTTCATTGGCCAAAGCAGGGGGATTGGCGGTTTGATAAGGATTATTGGCCAGACCCGGAAGCGATGGTCAAGGAACTGAAAGACATGGGAATCGAGCTGATGGTGTCGATTTGGCCGACAGTCGATAAGGAAAGCGAAAACTATGAAGAAATGCTGCAAAAAGGCTATTTGACGCGGACAGATCGCGGCATCCGTATTAACCACGACTTTCTGGGCAACACGCTCTATTTTGACACCACCCATCCAGGGGCCAGAGAGTATGTCTGGAACAAAGCGAAACAAAACTATTATGACTACGGGATCAAAACCTTCTGGCTTGATGAAGCGGAGCCGGAATACAACGTCTATGATTTTGATAATTACCGTTATCACATTGGACCGAATGTCCAGGTCGGAAATATTTATCCGACCATGTACTCGAAAGCGTTTTACGATGGGATGACCGCCGAAGGCCAGGAGAACGTGGTCAATCTTGTCCGCTGTGCCTGGGCCGGAAGCCAGCGGTATGGTGCGCTCGTATGGTCGGGAGATATCGACTCCAGTTTTGCTTCACTGCGCAATCAGTTTGCCATTGGCTTGAACATGGGACTTGCCGGCATACCATGGTGGACGACGGATATCGGCGGTTTTCATGGCGGCAATCCGGATGACCCGGCGTTTCGAGAATGCATGGTCCGCTGGTTCCAATATGGTGCATTTTGTCCCGTTTTCCGTCTGCATGGCGACCGTGAACCGCACCAGGAACCGTTGGGAACCAGCGGTGGCGGTTTATGCCCGAGCGGCGCAGACAATGAAGTGTGGAGCTACGGCGAGGAAGCTTATGAGATTTTCAAAAAATATATGGGAATACGTGAACGGCTTCGTCCATATATAGCCGAATTGATGGAAGCGGCACACGAAAAAGGGACTCCACCGATGCGACCATTGTTTTACGACTTCCCGGAAGATCAGGAGGCGTGGAATGTAGAGGATGCTTATATGTTCGGACCCGACCTGCTGGTGGCTCCTGTGTTACAGGGAGGCACGGAAAGCCGTTCGGTTTACCTGCCTCAAGGGGAAACATGGAAGGATGCGAACAGCGGCGAACTTCACGAAGGCGGTCAGCGGGTGACCTGCGAAACGCCGCTTGAAACCATTCCGCTGTTTGTTAGAGGAGACGCGGAACTGCCTCTATAG